From Streptomyces sp. CMB-StM0423, a single genomic window includes:
- a CDS encoding carbohydrate ABC transporter permease, whose protein sequence is MRKIAPLRRHDARAGLLFVAPMLLLFTVFRFGPVVGAGFLSLTDYRLNGEWEFIGAENYSRLVDDDLFWESLGVTAMYTAVYVPLTVGVALGTAMLLHRTVWMRGFFRGVFFLPYVTSIVLAAVVWKWIYEIEDGLLNSALGALSFGTVDFLGSDTLVLPSIAAASAWKGFGYSMLILLAGLQSIPRAVTEAATIDGAGGWQRFRHITLPMLRPVLFFVLVIEAIQAFQVFDQMYVMTAGGPVRSSYSLVYLLYDTGFKYFDFGYASALGLVLFVVVLVFSLIQRWLIGRDD, encoded by the coding sequence ATGCGGAAGATTGCGCCGCTGCGCCGGCACGACGCGCGCGCGGGGCTGCTGTTCGTGGCCCCGATGCTCCTCCTGTTCACGGTGTTCCGCTTCGGCCCGGTCGTCGGCGCGGGGTTCCTGTCGCTGACCGACTACCGGCTCAACGGCGAATGGGAGTTCATCGGGGCCGAGAACTACTCCCGGCTGGTCGACGACGACCTGTTCTGGGAGAGCCTCGGCGTCACCGCCATGTACACCGCCGTCTACGTCCCGCTGACGGTCGGCGTCGCCCTCGGCACCGCGATGCTGCTGCACCGCACGGTCTGGATGCGCGGCTTCTTCCGCGGGGTGTTCTTCCTGCCGTACGTCACCAGCATCGTGCTGGCCGCCGTCGTCTGGAAGTGGATCTACGAGATCGAGGACGGCCTGCTCAACTCCGCCCTCGGCGCCCTGTCCTTCGGCACCGTCGACTTCCTCGGCAGCGACACGCTCGTGCTGCCGTCGATCGCGGCGGCCTCGGCCTGGAAGGGCTTCGGCTACTCGATGCTCATCCTGCTGGCCGGCCTCCAGTCCATACCCAGGGCCGTCACGGAGGCCGCGACCATCGACGGCGCCGGCGGCTGGCAGCGCTTCCGGCACATCACGCTGCCGATGCTGCGGCCGGTGCTGTTCTTCGTGCTCGTCATCGAGGCCATCCAGGCGTTCCAGGTCTTCGACCAGATGTACGTCATGACGGCGGGCGGCCCGGTCCGCTCCAGCTACAGCCTCGTCTACCTCCTCTACGACACCGGCTTCAAGTACTTCGACTTCGGCTACGCCAGCGCGCTGGGACTCGTGCTCTTCGTGGTCGTACTGGTCTTCTCGCTGATCCAGCGGTGGTTGATCGGGAGGGACGACTGA
- a CDS encoding carbohydrate ABC transporter permease — protein MAVLTRDNAPPDTGGGKGKGSGRGRGKGRTPGAPRPDRGPARLTLPTLLVLVAFVTVTPFAVMVLVAFAPHSGKTLPGAFDVTKATPANFDDVLGSSDILRWALNSTVYSVVSVVLILLFASMAGYAFAKKRFPGREIMFWSFLATLMVPFQATLIPYYILISEMNGVDTYWGLIVPTLANSQAVFLMRQFIMQLPDELFEAAKIDGASEWRIYTTIVIPLIRPIMATLGVFVFLWHWNDFLWPLVIAQSGDMHTLTVGLATLDGENVTINQVMAGATITVVPCLLVFGLLQRYLTDSIATTGLKS, from the coding sequence ATGGCTGTGCTCACCCGCGACAACGCGCCCCCGGACACCGGCGGCGGCAAGGGCAAGGGCAGCGGCAGAGGGCGGGGCAAGGGCCGTACGCCCGGGGCGCCGCGGCCCGACCGGGGCCCCGCGCGGCTCACGCTGCCGACGCTGCTGGTGCTGGTCGCGTTCGTGACCGTCACGCCGTTCGCGGTGATGGTGCTCGTCGCCTTCGCCCCGCACAGCGGCAAGACCCTGCCGGGCGCGTTCGACGTCACCAAGGCGACGCCGGCGAACTTCGACGACGTCCTGGGCAGCTCCGACATCCTGCGCTGGGCGCTGAACTCGACGGTCTACTCCGTCGTCTCCGTCGTGCTGATCCTGCTCTTCGCCTCCATGGCCGGCTACGCCTTCGCCAAGAAGCGCTTCCCCGGCCGGGAGATCATGTTCTGGTCGTTCCTGGCCACCCTGATGGTGCCGTTCCAGGCCACGCTCATCCCGTACTACATCCTCATCTCCGAGATGAACGGCGTGGACACGTACTGGGGCCTGATCGTCCCGACCCTCGCCAACTCCCAGGCCGTGTTCCTGATGCGGCAGTTCATCATGCAGTTGCCGGACGAGCTGTTCGAGGCCGCGAAGATCGACGGCGCCTCGGAGTGGCGGATCTACACCACGATCGTCATCCCGCTGATCCGGCCGATCATGGCGACGCTCGGTGTGTTCGTCTTCCTCTGGCACTGGAACGACTTCCTGTGGCCGCTGGTCATCGCCCAGTCCGGGGACATGCACACGCTGACCGTGGGCCTCGCCACGCTCGACGGCGAGAACGTGACGATCAACCAGGTGATGGCCGGGGCGACGATCACCGTCGTGCCGTGCCTGCTCGTCTTCGGACTGCTCCAGCGGTATCTGACGGACAGCATCGCGACGACGGGGCTGAAGTCGTGA